A genomic region of Pyrus communis chromosome 14, drPyrComm1.1, whole genome shotgun sequence contains the following coding sequences:
- the LOC137715940 gene encoding SNF1-related protein kinase regulatory subunit beta-3-like translates to MNNSFGDDYDEATVAGFEVLRSPDASYNNVYPGNEDEAQDPPLVPPQLQQTLLSYPASADTTGTLPLPQNVTLNHLYIEKRETPQSVVALGFTHRFRSKFVTVVLYKPVQRRGTTSS, encoded by the exons ATGAACAACTCATTTGGTGATGATTAT GATGAAGCAACTGTTGCAGGATTTGAAGTTTTAAGATCACCCGATGCAAGTTACAACAATGTGTACCCAGGGAATGAAGACGAGGCCCAGGATCCACCTCTTGTCCCTCCACAGCTACAACAGACGTTACTTAGTTACCCAGCAAGTGCAGACACTACTGGAACTCTTCCCTTACCGCAAAACGTGACACTCAACCATCTTTACATTGAGAAACGGGAGACCCCACAGTCTGTGGTCGCACTTGGGTTCACTCATCGCTTTCGTTCAAAATTTGTTACAGTTGTGCTTTACAAACCAGTTCAAAGAAGGGGCACTACCAGCAGTTAG